In the Desulfovibrio legallii genome, GAGCGTTGAAGAAACGCTGAACGGTCTGCTGGATGCCGAAGCGGAAGCATTGTGCCAGGCCAAGCGCTATGAACGCAATGCACAGCGGGCCAGCACTCGTGCTGGTTATTATGGGCGGTCTTTACAAACC is a window encoding:
- a CDS encoding transposase, whose amino-acid sequence is MKGIKELEKKKVPVIAVDEQELRSHVSEVVRQSVEETLNGLLDAEAEALCQAKRYERNAQRASTRAGYYGRSLQT